A part of Larimichthys crocea isolate SSNF chromosome VII, L_crocea_2.0, whole genome shotgun sequence genomic DNA contains:
- the LOC109141030 gene encoding extracellular calcium-sensing receptor-like, which yields MDSRELQFSRAMIFAIEEINNSTELLPGIKLGYQIHDSCASVPVAVHVAFQLSNGLDPVFYKGDNCSQSGMVMAIVGDSGSTRSISISRIIGSFNIPLVSHFSTCACLSDKQQYPTFFRTIPSDQFQADALARLVKFFGWTWIGAVRSDSDYGNNGMAAFLNAAQKEGICVEYSESFYRTHPHSRIQRVAEVIRRSTAMVIVAFAASGDLRILLEELSREPSPPRQWIGSESWVTNPDMLRFSFCAGAIGFGIPQSVIPGLREFMLDLSPTKLAASPVLTEFWEDSFNCKLGKSTAKDESVCDGSEDIETLQSPYTDTSQLRITNMVYKAVYAIAHAIHNAVCQDKNSSNRIESKQVLSQLKKVHFSQNGYDVSFDANGDPVAKYELVNWQKSESGSIEMVTVGHYDASLPVGQEFRIIRNLTWVDGGTQVPVSVCSDSCPPGTRKVLQKGKPICCYDCIPCPEGEMSNATDSTDCFPCPKEFWPNAKKDTCLPKPVEFLSFDEVLGIILAAFSVGGACLAIVIVAVFFRHRTSPIVRANNSELSFLLLFSLTLCFLCSLTFIGAPSDWSCMLRHTAFGITFVLCISCVLGKTIVVLMAFKATLPGSNVMKWFGPPQQRMTVVSFTFVQVLICTIWLVVSPPFPMKNLTVYKERIILECALGSAIGFWVVLGYIGLLAFLCFALAVLARKLPDSFNEAKFITFSMLIFCAVWITFIPAYVSSPGKFTVAVEIFAILASSFGLILCIFAPKCFIILFKPEKNTKKHLMNKN from the exons ATGGACTCCCGTGAACTGCAGTTCTCACGTGCAATGATCTTTGCCATCGAGGAGATTAACAACAGCACGGAGCTGCTGCCAGGTATCAAGTTAGGTTATCAGATACATGACTCGTGTGCCTCAGTGCCCGTGGCAGTTCATGTGGCATTCCAGTTGTCAAATGGCCTGGACCCTGTATTTTACAAAGGCGACAATTGCTCACAATCTGGCATGGTGATGGCTATCGTCGGTGACTCTGGGTCCACACGTTCCATCAGTATTTCACGCATCATCGGGTCTTTTAATATTCCTCTA GTGAGCCACTTTTCGACTTGTGCATGCCTGTCTGATAAACAACAGTACCCCACTTTCTTCAGAACAATCCCCAGTGATCAGTTCCAGGCTGATGCACTGGCCAGGCTGGTAAAATTCTTTGGCTGGACTTGGATAGGTGCTGTCCGGTCAGATTCAGACTATGGCAATAATGGCATGGCAGCCTtcctgaacgcagcacagaaGGAGGGGATCTGTGTGGAATACTCTGAATCTTTCTATCGGACCCACCCACACAGCAGGATCCAGAGAGTAGCTGAAGTTATCCGCag GTCGACAGCTATGGTTATTGTGGCATTTGCAGCTTCTGGGGACCTGAGGATCCTGCTAGAGGAGCTGTCGCGTGAGCCTTCTCCACCTCGCCAGTGGATAGGCAGTGAGTCCTGGGTAACCAACCCAGACATGCTGAGGTTCAGCTTCTGTGCTGGAGCCATCGGATTTGGCATTCCGCAATCTGTCATCCCAGGTCTGAGAGAATTTATGCTCGATCTCTCTCCCACTAAATTGGCTGCCTCTCCAGTACTTACTGAGTTCTGGGAGGATTCATTCAACTGCAAGCTGGGAAaaa GTACAGCCAaagatgagagtgtgtgtgatggatctGAAGACATAGAGACGCTCCAGAGTCCGTACACAGACACATCTCAGCTCAGAATCACTAACATGGTGTATAAGGCTGTTTATGCAATTGCACATGCCATTCATAATGCAGTGTGTCAGGACAAAAATTCTTCAAACAGGATAGAGTCCAAACAG GTTCTTTCTCAGCTGAAGAAAGTACATTTTTCCCAAAATGGTTATGATGTGTCATTTGATGCCAACGGGGATCCTGTGGCCAAATATGAGCTGGTCAACTGGCAAAAATCTGAGAGTGGCAGCATTGAGATGGTGACAGTAGGACACTATGATGCATCACTGCCGGTGGGCCAGGAGTTTCGTATCATCAGGAATCTCACCTGGGTCGATGGTGGCACACAA GTgcctgtgtcagtgtgcagtgacAGCTGTCCTCCAGGAACTCGTAAAGTGTTGCAGAAAGGAAAACCCATCTGCTGTTATGACTGTATACCATGTCCTGAAGGAGAGATGAGCAATGCTACAG ATTCCACTGATTGTTTCCCTTGCCCCAAAGAGTTCTGGCCTAATGCAAAGAAAGACACTTGTTTACCAAAGCCTGTggagtttctttcttttgatgaAGTTCTAGGAATCATCCTGGCTGCATTCTCAGTTGGTGGAGCCTGTCTTGCCATTGTAATAGTGGCTGTGTTCTTTCGCCACAGGACATCCCCGATTGTCAGAGCCaacaactctgagctgagcttcctgctgctcttctccctgACTCTATGTTTCTTATGTTCATTGACTTTCATTGGAGCACCCTCTGACTGGTCCTGCATGCTGCGCCACACAGCGTTTGGGATCACCTTTGTCCTCTGCATCTCTTGTGTTCTTGGAAAAACTATAGTAGTGTTAATGGCCTTCAAAGCTACACTTCCAGGTAGTAATGTCATGAAATGGTTTGGTCCTCCCCAGCAAAGAATGACTGTAGTGTCTTTCACATTTGTTCAAGTTTTAATATGTACTATTTGGTTGGTTGTTAGTCCACCTTTTCCAATGAAAAACCTAACTGTATACAAGGAGAGAATCATCTTGGAGTGTGCATTAGGCTCAGCTATCGGGTTCTGGGTTGTGCTCGGGTACATAGGCCTACtggcttttctttgctttgcatTAGCTGTCCTAGCTCGGAAACTACCTGATAGTTTTAATGAAGCCAAATTTATcaccttcagcatgctgatattctgtgcagTCTGGATCACATTTATCCCAGCGTATGTCAGCTCTCCTGGGAAATTTACTGTGGCTGTGGAGATATTTGCTATCTTGGCCTCCAGTTTTGGACTGATACTGTGTATATTTGCTCCAAAGTGTTTCATCATATTGTTTAAGCCAGAGAAGAACACcaagaaacatttaatgaacAAAAATTAA
- the LOC104933765 gene encoding extracellular calcium-sensing receptor — translation MDGDYVIGGVFSMHHFKDIVKHNYTTMPEPLTCTGSIDFRELRFSRAMVFAIEEINNSTELLPGIKLGYQIHDSCTSVPVAMHVAFQLSSGLDPVFYTGHNCSQSGMVMAIVGESGSTPSISMSRVIGSFNIPQVSHFATCACLSDKQQYPTFFRTVPSDQFQADALAKLVKYFGWTWIGAVRSDSDYGNNGMASFLNAAQKEGICVEYSESFYRTHPHSRIQRVAEVIRRSTAMVIVAFTASTELRILLKELSLKPSPPRQWIGSESWVTNRDMLRFSICAGAIGFGIQKSVIPGLREFLLDLSPTKVAGSPVLTELWEDSFNCRLGKSKTGAAIDRRLCDGTENIQTLQNLYTDTSQLRITNMVYKAVYAIAHAIHNQVCEQKKSTTKCDKFTRIESKQVLMQLKKVNFSQNGYNVSFDANGDPVAKYELVNWQKSESGRIEMVTVGHYDASLPVGWEFHINKNITWVDGGTQVPVSVCSDSCPPGTRKVLKKGKPICCYDCVPCPEGEISNATDSPDCFPCPKEFWPNAKKDTCFPKPVEFLSFDEVLGIILAAFSVGGACLAIVTAAVFFYHRTSPIVRANNSELSFLLLFSLTLCFLCSLTFIGAPSDWSCMLRHTAFGITFVLCISCVLGKTIVVLMAFKATLPGSNVMKWFGPPQQRMTVVSFTFVQVLICTIWLVVSPPFPMKNLTVYKERIILECALGSAIGFWAVLGYIGLLAVFCLVLAVLARKLPDNFNEAKLITFSMLIFCAVWITFIPAYVSSPGKFTVAVEIFAILASSFGLILCIFAPKCFIILFKPEKNTKKHLMSKN, via the exons ATGGATGGTGACTACGTTATTGGGGGTGTTTTCTCCATGCATCACTTCAAAGACATAGTGAAGCATAACTACACCACCATGCCTGAGCCACTAACATGCACAGGGAG CATTGATTTTCGTGAACTACGCTTCTCACGTGCAATGGTCTTTGCCATTGAGGAGATTAATAACAGCACAGAACTGCTGCCGGGCATCAAGCTCGGTTATCAGATCCATGATTCGTGCACCTCTGTGCCTGTGGCAATGCATGTGGCATTCCAGCTTTCAAGTGGCTTGGATCCAGTGTTTTACACCGGCCACAATTGTTCACAATCTGGTATGGTGATGGCTATTGTCGGGGAGTCTGGGTCCACGCCATCCATCAGCATGTCACGCGTCATCGGGTCTTTTAACATTCCTcaa GTGAGCCACTTTGCCACTTGTGCATGTCTGTCTGATAAACAACAGTACCCCACTTTCTTTAGAACAGTTCCCAGCGACCAGTTCCAGGCTGATGCACTGGCCAAGCTGGTGAAATACTTTGGCTGGACTTGGATAGGTGCTGTCCGGTCAGATTCAGACTATGGCAATAATGGCATGGCTTCTTTCTTGAATGCAGCACAGAAGGAGGGGATCTGTGTGGAATACTCTGAATCTTTCTATCGGACCCACCCACACAGCAGGATCCAGAGAGTAGCTGAAGTTATCCGCAG GTCGACAGCTATGGTTATTGTGGCATTTACAGCCTCTACAGAACTGAGAATTCTGCTGAAAGAGCTGTCACTCAAACCCTCTCCACCTCGCCAATGGATAGGCAGTGAGTCCTGGGTAACCAACCGAGACATGCTGAGGTTCAGCATCTGTGCCGGAGCCATCGGTTTTGGTATTCAGAAATCTGTCATCCCAGGTCTAAGAGAATTCTTGCTGGATCTCTCTCCCACTAAAGTGGCTGGCTCTCCTGTACTTACTGAGCTCTGGGAGGATTCATTCAACTGCAGGCTGGGAAAAAGTAAAACAG GTGCAGCCATAGACAGGCGTTTGTGTGATGGAACTGAGAACATACAGACGCTCCAGAACCTCTACACAGACACATCCCAGCTAAGAATCACTAACATGGTGTACAAGGCTGTTTATGCAATAGCACATGCTATTCATAATCAAGtgtgtgaacaaaaaaaatctacaacTAAGTGTGACAAATTCACCAGGATAGAGTCCAAACAG GTGCTCATGCAGCTAAAGAAAGTAAATTTTTCCCAGAATGGTTACAATGTGTCGTTTGATGCCAATGGGGATCCTGTGGCCAAATATGAGCTGGTCAACTGGCAAAAAAGTGAGAGTGGCAGAATTGAGATGGTGACAGTAGGACACTATGATGCATCACTGCCAGTGGGCTGGGAGTTtcatataaacaaaaacatcacctGGGTGGATGGTGGCACACAA GTgcctgtgtcagtgtgcagtgacAGCTGTCCTCCAGGAACTCGTAAAGTGTTGAAGAAAGGAAAACCCATCTGCTGTTATGACTGTGTACCATGTCCTGAAGGAGAGATTAGCAATGCTAcag ATTCCCCTGACTGTTTCCCGTGCCCCAAAGAGTTCTGGCCTAATGCAAAGAAAGACACTTGTTTCCCGAAGCCTGTGGAGTTTCTTTCCTTTGACGAGGTCCTAGGAATCATACTGGCTGCATTCTCAGTTGGTGGAGCCTGTCTTGCCATTGTTACAGCAGCTGTGTTCTTTTATCACAGGACATCCCCGATTGTCAGAGCCaacaactctgagctgagcttcctgctgctcttctccctgACTCTATGTTTCTTATGTTCATTGACTTTCATTGGAGCACCCTCTGACTGGTCCTGCATGCTGCGCCACACAGCGTTTGGGATCACCTTTGTCCTCTGCATCTCTTGTGTTCTTGGAAAAACTATAGTAGTGTTAATGGCCTTCAAAGCTACACTTCCAGGTAGTAATGTCATGAAATGGTTTGGTCCTCCACAGCAAAGAATGACTGTAGTGTCTTTTACATTTGTTCAAGTTTTAATATGTACTATTTGGTTGGTTGTTAGTCCCCCTTTTCCAATGAAAAACCTAACAGTATACAAGGAGAGAATCATCCTGGAGTGTGCATTAGGTTCAGCTATTGGGTTCTGGGCTGTGCTCGGGTACATAGGCCTACTGGCTGTGTTTTGCTTAGTGTTAGCTGTCCTAGCTCGGAAACTACCTGATAATTTTAATGAAGCCAAGCTTATcaccttcagcatgctgatattctgtgcagTCTGGATCACCTTTATCCCAGCGTATGTCAGCTCTCCTGGGAAATTTACTGTGGCTGTGGAGATATTTGCCATTCTGGCCTCCAGTTTTGGACTGATACTGTGTATATTTGCTCCAAAGTGTTTCATCATATTGTTTAAGCCAGAAAAGAACACCAAGAAACATTTAATGAGCAAAAATTAA